A DNA window from Pseudodesulfovibrio thermohalotolerans contains the following coding sequences:
- a CDS encoding IS110 family RNA-guided transposase, protein MAKLKVSSVHRFVEAFSGEKVWIGVDVHKLSFSVALLRPDGAVKDWTCPADATALTRLVMSLPVEVGAVCYESGPTGFELARSLEAEGVTVVVAAPSRIPRPITATNKTDSLDCRKLAELAASGLIRPIAIPSVEAEAFRALERRRHQLTDSLRRAKQRIRSLLLYLGAQEPADLDHWSKAAILTLHQVELPSGAKETLESLLDELEYFACAQRKVDQRLRISIREQDEARRIAAMRSVPGVGEVVATTFAAEVYRPERFNRSEEVTAYLGLAPVMRQSGGSKGKATLRPVGQKRLRSLLIEAAWVWKQRDEWAREFYNRIYSRHGVAQKAIAALARKLAALLWKLSLPVTQS, encoded by the coding sequence ATGGCAAAGCTCAAAGTATCATCTGTTCATCGGTTTGTTGAAGCGTTTTCCGGCGAGAAGGTATGGATAGGAGTGGACGTCCATAAGCTGAGTTTCAGCGTGGCTTTGCTCAGACCTGATGGTGCCGTGAAGGACTGGACTTGTCCGGCTGATGCAACAGCACTCACCCGGCTTGTCATGTCATTACCTGTTGAGGTTGGCGCGGTTTGCTATGAATCTGGACCGACTGGCTTTGAGTTGGCCAGGAGCCTCGAAGCAGAAGGTGTTACGGTTGTCGTTGCTGCGCCAAGCCGAATCCCGCGCCCCATCACCGCTACCAACAAGACCGACAGCCTGGACTGCCGCAAACTGGCCGAACTGGCAGCCTCCGGCCTGATCAGACCAATCGCCATTCCTTCCGTTGAAGCTGAAGCCTTCCGTGCTCTTGAGCGTCGAAGGCATCAGCTCACCGACTCTCTTCGTCGAGCTAAACAACGGATTCGTTCACTTCTTCTTTATCTTGGAGCGCAGGAGCCTGCCGATCTGGACCATTGGAGCAAGGCTGCCATACTCACACTTCATCAGGTGGAACTTCCTTCGGGGGCAAAAGAGACTCTTGAAAGCTTGCTCGATGAACTGGAGTACTTCGCTTGTGCACAACGCAAAGTGGATCAGCGTTTGCGAATAAGCATCCGGGAACAAGACGAGGCAAGACGTATTGCCGCCATGAGGTCCGTTCCCGGCGTTGGCGAAGTCGTGGCCACGACTTTTGCGGCAGAGGTTTACCGCCCGGAACGTTTCAATCGCAGCGAAGAGGTGACAGCTTACCTGGGCCTTGCGCCAGTGATGCGGCAAAGTGGAGGCAGCAAGGGTAAGGCAACACTTCGCCCGGTCGGTCAAAAGCGATTACGAAGTTTACTGATTGAAGCAGCTTGGGTGTGGAAGCAGCGAGATGAGTGGGCCAGGGAGTTCTACAACCGAATTTATAGCCGACATGGTGTGGCACAAAAAGCAATAGCTGCGCTTGCTCGTAAATTGGCCGCGCTTTTGTGGAAGCTCAGCTTACCTGTAACGCAGTCGTGA
- a CDS encoding winged helix-turn-helix domain-containing protein has protein sequence MLDAGTIKNNDGKSNPIMRMHLWFETEDGVLFGLGRLQLLKCVEERGSLKAAAEALGMSYRGAWGKIKTTEELIGQKLIERASNRRAGYHLTTYGRSIAKCYDKWFREVEAFALSKSHELLPFSLDQYK, from the coding sequence ATGCTTGATGCCGGAACGATAAAAAACAACGATGGAAAGAGCAATCCCATCATGCGGATGCATTTGTGGTTCGAGACCGAGGACGGAGTCCTCTTTGGCCTGGGCCGCCTGCAATTGCTTAAATGCGTGGAGGAGCGGGGTTCTCTCAAGGCGGCCGCCGAAGCTTTGGGCATGTCCTATCGCGGGGCCTGGGGCAAGATCAAGACCACCGAGGAATTGATAGGCCAAAAACTTATCGAACGGGCCTCCAACCGACGGGCCGGATACCACCTGACAACCTACGGAAGATCCATCGCCAAGTGCTATGACAAGTGGTTTCGGGAGGTCGAAGCCTTCGCACTCTCCAAAAGCCATGAATTATTGCCTTTTTCCCTTGATCAGTACAAATGA
- a CDS encoding DUF2179 domain-containing protein, with product MSLDVLFLGGLVFLAEVLVLTIGTVRTMVTVLGESRAAFYLGCLEMTLWVFGTSAVMLKVGDEPILGVCYAVGFACGNVVGIMAEKKLALGNVVVRLISAGGGAEIAHAVRRAGFMITTVAGEGCHGAVSVQFVVCKRKDMKRVLAEARRIDPDLFYTFETAGGASEVPSPTASRMDRFLRPIRRLVPQF from the coding sequence ATGTCTTTGGATGTCCTGTTTCTCGGGGGGCTCGTCTTCCTTGCCGAAGTGCTGGTGCTGACCATCGGCACGGTTCGCACCATGGTCACCGTGCTGGGGGAATCCAGGGCGGCGTTTTATCTTGGTTGCCTGGAGATGACCCTGTGGGTGTTCGGGACTTCGGCCGTCATGCTTAAGGTCGGTGACGAGCCGATCTTGGGCGTATGCTACGCCGTCGGGTTCGCTTGCGGCAACGTGGTGGGCATCATGGCCGAGAAAAAGCTGGCTCTGGGCAATGTGGTCGTGCGTCTCATCAGCGCGGGTGGAGGGGCGGAGATCGCCCATGCGGTTCGCCGGGCCGGTTTCATGATTACCACGGTGGCCGGAGAAGGCTGCCATGGGGCGGTCTCGGTTCAGTTCGTGGTCTGCAAGCGCAAGGACATGAAGCGGGTATTGGCCGAGGCGCGCAGGATCGACCCCGATTTATTCTATACCTTCGAGACCGCGGGCGGCGCCAGCGAGGTGCCGAGTCCGACAGCTAGCCGCATGGACAGGTTCCTGCGGCCCATCCGTCGTCTGGTTCCCCAGTTCTGA
- the ilvC gene encoding ketol-acid reductoisomerase, protein MKVYYEKDADLSLLKDKTVAVVGYGSQGHAHAQNLRDSGVNVIVAQRPGGPNYDLAKEHGFEPMSVADAAKQADMIMILLPDQYQAEVFKKDILPYLEEGNIIAFGHGFNVHYQQITPPKGVDCVMIAPKGPGHLVRRTYTEGGGVPCLVAVAADASGNATEIALAYAKGIGGARSGVIKTTFKEETETDLFGEQAVLCGGLTALCKAGFDTLVEAGYQPEMAYFECMHELKLIIDLMYEGGLANMRYSISDTAEYGDYVTGPRIITDETREEMRRVLKDIQSGKFARDFILDNQAGQVGLKTMRRIEAETELEEVGGRLRKMMSWLKK, encoded by the coding sequence ATGAAAGTGTATTACGAGAAAGATGCGGACTTGAGCCTTCTGAAAGACAAAACCGTAGCCGTCGTGGGCTACGGCAGCCAGGGTCATGCCCATGCGCAGAACCTGCGCGACTCCGGCGTAAATGTCATCGTTGCCCAGCGTCCCGGTGGCCCGAACTACGATCTGGCCAAGGAGCACGGCTTCGAGCCCATGTCCGTTGCCGACGCCGCCAAGCAGGCCGACATGATTATGATCCTGCTGCCCGACCAGTATCAGGCCGAGGTCTTCAAGAAGGATATTCTCCCGTATCTCGAAGAAGGCAACATCATCGCCTTCGGTCATGGCTTCAACGTCCATTATCAGCAGATCACTCCGCCCAAGGGCGTGGATTGCGTCATGATCGCCCCCAAGGGACCGGGTCATCTGGTTCGCCGCACCTACACCGAGGGCGGCGGCGTGCCGTGCCTGGTGGCCGTGGCTGCCGATGCTTCCGGCAACGCCACTGAAATCGCTCTGGCCTACGCCAAGGGCATCGGCGGCGCTCGTTCCGGCGTCATCAAGACCACCTTCAAGGAAGAGACCGAAACCGACCTGTTCGGCGAGCAGGCCGTTCTTTGCGGCGGTCTGACCGCTCTGTGCAAGGCCGGATTCGACACCCTGGTCGAGGCCGGTTACCAGCCCGAGATGGCCTACTTCGAATGCATGCATGAGCTCAAGCTCATCATCGACCTCATGTACGAGGGCGGTCTGGCCAACATGCGTTATTCGATCTCCGACACCGCCGAGTACGGCGACTACGTCACCGGCCCGCGCATCATCACGGACGAGACCCGCGAGGAAATGCGCCGCGTGCTGAAGGACATTCAGTCCGGCAAGTTCGCCCGCGACTTCATCCTGGACAACCAGGCCGGTCAGGTGGGCCTCAAGACCATGCGCCGCATCGAAGCCGAAACCGAGCTTGAAGAAGTCGGTGGCCGCCTGCGCAAAATGATGAGCTGGCTCAAGAAATAG
- the ilvN gene encoding acetolactate synthase small subunit, which yields MSKHTLSVMVENEPGVLSRVAGLFSGRGFNIYSLNVAPTLEKGVSLMTIVAEGDDGIVEQIVKQLRKLVPTIKVKDLTELQSVEREMVLLKVNAEDSKRAEILRIVDIFRCKVVDVSVDELTIEVTGDQGKIGAIINLLNRFGIKEIARTGNVAMRRSMQIEL from the coding sequence ATGAGCAAACACACACTTTCCGTGATGGTTGAAAACGAGCCGGGCGTCCTGTCCCGCGTGGCCGGACTTTTTTCCGGACGCGGCTTCAACATCTATTCCTTGAATGTCGCCCCCACCCTGGAGAAGGGGGTTTCCCTCATGACCATCGTGGCCGAGGGCGATGACGGCATCGTCGAGCAGATCGTCAAACAACTGCGAAAATTGGTCCCGACCATTAAAGTGAAGGATCTTACTGAACTGCAGTCCGTCGAGCGCGAGATGGTCCTGCTCAAGGTCAATGCCGAGGATTCAAAACGGGCCGAGATCCTGCGTATTGTTGACATCTTCAGGTGCAAGGTTGTAGACGTGAGCGTCGACGAACTGACCATAGAGGTCACGGGAGACCAGGGAAAGATCGGTGCGATCATTAACCTGCTCAACCGTTTCGGTATCAAGGAAATCGCCCGCACCGGCAACGTCGCAATGCGACGCTCCATGCAGATCGAGCTATAA
- a CDS encoding double-cubane-cluster-containing anaerobic reductase gives MSDTGHHAMWEKLNMDLEAHDGLLEVLGKFYGDIFLSQENRLTGAEYLDFVLSEVHGLRIRELQDAKAEGRKVIGSFCVFVPEEITLAADAIHVGLCAGAEAGSDLAEQLVPRNTCALIKSFIGFKMAKLCPYIESSDMIVGETTCDGKKKAYEAFNEIAPTYVMEVPQTKSTAARDLWKAEVVRYMKAVEEMTGCTITAEKLKEGILIANGKRRALQRLTALRAASPAPISGRDALLVNQISFYDDPVRFTAKINELCDELEERIAAGGGVAPADTPRLLLSGCPMAVPNWKLPYVVESSGAVIVGEESCIGTRNSRDLVDESGETLEAMIDAIADRYMKIDCACFTPNDERLDNIEDLAKRLNADGVIHYSLLFCQPYTHEALKVDKALQAAGIPMLSIETDYSMEDVEQLKTRVEAFVETLA, from the coding sequence ATGTCAGATACCGGCCACCACGCAATGTGGGAAAAACTGAATATGGACCTGGAAGCCCACGACGGCCTCCTCGAAGTACTCGGCAAATTCTACGGCGACATTTTCCTGTCCCAGGAGAACAGGTTGACAGGGGCGGAGTATCTTGATTTCGTTCTCTCCGAGGTACATGGACTGCGCATCCGCGAGCTTCAGGACGCCAAGGCGGAGGGACGCAAGGTAATCGGCTCCTTCTGCGTATTCGTACCGGAAGAAATAACCTTGGCCGCAGACGCCATTCACGTGGGACTTTGCGCCGGGGCCGAAGCGGGCAGCGATCTGGCCGAGCAGCTCGTACCGCGCAACACCTGCGCCCTCATCAAATCGTTCATCGGCTTCAAAATGGCCAAACTGTGCCCCTACATCGAATCCTCGGACATGATCGTCGGCGAGACCACCTGCGACGGCAAGAAAAAGGCCTACGAGGCGTTCAACGAGATCGCGCCAACCTATGTGATGGAAGTGCCGCAGACCAAATCGACGGCGGCCCGCGACCTCTGGAAAGCCGAGGTCGTCCGCTACATGAAGGCTGTCGAGGAAATGACCGGGTGCACCATCACCGCCGAGAAGCTCAAGGAAGGCATCCTGATCGCCAACGGCAAACGGCGCGCCCTGCAACGGCTCACGGCCCTGCGCGCGGCCTCCCCCGCCCCCATTTCCGGACGCGACGCCCTGCTGGTAAATCAAATCAGCTTCTACGACGACCCGGTCCGATTCACGGCAAAGATCAACGAACTGTGCGACGAGCTGGAGGAACGCATTGCGGCGGGCGGCGGCGTGGCTCCGGCCGACACGCCCAGGCTCCTGCTTTCCGGCTGTCCCATGGCCGTACCCAACTGGAAGCTTCCCTACGTGGTGGAAAGCTCGGGCGCGGTCATCGTTGGAGAGGAATCCTGCATCGGCACCCGCAATTCACGGGATCTGGTGGACGAATCGGGCGAAACCCTGGAAGCGATGATCGACGCCATTGCCGACCGATACATGAAGATCGACTGTGCCTGCTTCACCCCCAACGACGAGCGCCTGGACAACATCGAGGACCTGGCCAAAAGGCTGAATGCGGACGGCGTCATCCATTACAGCCTGCTCTTCTGCCAGCCCTACACCCACGAAGCCCTCAAGGTAGACAAGGCGTTGCAGGCCGCGGGGATTCCCATGCTTTCCATCGAAACGGATTACTCCATGGAAGACGTGGAACAGCTCAAGACGCGCGTGGAGGCGTTCGTGGAGACCCTTGCATGA
- a CDS encoding DUF167 domain-containing protein: protein MWAQPGARKDEIAGVYQGCLKVRLRAPAVDNKANKGLVAFIARLLRLKKSQVEIASGHSSRKKHLALNIAGEPDWGSLLPGESPR from the coding sequence GTGTGGGCCCAGCCGGGCGCCAGAAAGGACGAGATTGCCGGCGTGTACCAGGGGTGCCTGAAGGTTCGCCTCAGGGCACCGGCGGTGGACAACAAGGCCAACAAGGGGTTGGTCGCGTTTATCGCCAGGTTGTTGCGGTTGAAAAAAAGTCAGGTGGAGATCGCCTCCGGCCACTCCAGCCGGAAAAAGCACCTGGCACTTAATATTGCGGGAGAGCCGGACTGGGGAAGTCTTCTTCCAGGCGAGTCACCGCGTTAA
- a CDS encoding YggT family protein — protein MDLIVQAIATVLDIVLSAYFWVVIISALLSWVNPDPYNPVVRFLRGVTEPVFYKIRSWIPFAVVGGFDLSPIVVLLAIKVCQIVVVGNLMRLAYSMGSGMSM, from the coding sequence ATGGACTTGATTGTCCAAGCAATTGCTACCGTTCTCGATATCGTTCTCTCTGCCTATTTCTGGGTCGTCATCATTTCCGCGCTCCTGTCTTGGGTGAATCCGGACCCGTACAACCCTGTTGTGCGATTCTTGCGCGGCGTGACCGAACCTGTTTTCTACAAGATTCGCAGTTGGATTCCGTTCGCCGTTGTAGGCGGTTTCGATCTCTCTCCCATCGTGGTGCTGCTGGCCATCAAGGTCTGCCAGATCGTGGTGGTGGGGAACCTCATGCGATTGGCCTATTCCATGGGCTCCGGGATGTCCATGTAG
- the ilvB gene encoding biosynthetic-type acetolactate synthase large subunit, with protein sequence MKLTGAQILLKCLEEEGVDVMFGFPGGAVIDIYDEIPNSSVEHILVRHEQGAIHAADGYARATGRVGVCLVTSGPGATNTVTGIATAYADSIPVVIFTGQVPRALIGNDAFQEVDIVGITRPCTKHNYLVQDIKDLARTVKQAFYLARSGRPGPVLVDLPKDIQQQVTEFEYPDSVSMRSYKPTRKPHIGQIRKVVKLLKKAKRPLIYSGGGVITSGSHEDLTWLGQTLRIPVTSTLMGLGAFPGDDELFLGMLGMHGTYAANMAVNNCDLLLAVGARFDDRVTGKVDTFAPNATIVHIDVDPTSIQKNVSVHVPLVADCKPALASLKAETEGTLDEFDWAADHKPWVEMVQGWAKEHPLTYKDDSENIKPQFVVEKIYEITKGDAIIATEVGQNQMWAAQFYKYARPNTLLTSGGLGTMGYGFPAALGAQRAFPDKLVLDIAGDGSIQMCIQEMMTAVCNKLPVKIIILNNGYLGMVRQWQELFYDKNYCATCMDAQPDFVKLAEAYGAAGYRVTEKKDVEKTLREAFAVDKPVIVDIRVEKEENVYPMVPAGASLTEMLLV encoded by the coding sequence ATGAAGTTAACCGGGGCCCAGATTCTGCTGAAGTGTCTGGAAGAGGAAGGTGTTGATGTCATGTTTGGTTTCCCCGGGGGAGCCGTAATCGACATATATGACGAGATTCCCAATTCGTCCGTGGAGCATATTCTAGTGCGCCACGAGCAGGGCGCCATTCATGCCGCCGACGGATATGCCCGCGCCACTGGCCGGGTAGGGGTATGCCTAGTCACCTCCGGCCCCGGCGCGACCAATACTGTAACCGGAATTGCCACGGCATACGCCGATTCCATTCCGGTCGTCATTTTTACCGGTCAGGTGCCCCGGGCCCTGATCGGCAATGACGCGTTCCAGGAAGTGGACATCGTCGGGATCACCCGGCCCTGCACAAAACACAATTATCTGGTTCAGGACATCAAGGATCTGGCCCGGACCGTCAAGCAGGCCTTCTATCTGGCCCGCTCCGGACGTCCCGGCCCGGTGCTGGTGGACCTGCCCAAGGACATACAGCAGCAGGTGACCGAGTTCGAATACCCGGACAGCGTGTCCATGCGCAGCTACAAGCCGACCCGGAAGCCGCATATCGGCCAGATCCGCAAGGTGGTCAAGTTGCTCAAGAAGGCCAAGCGGCCGCTGATCTATTCCGGCGGCGGCGTGATAACCTCCGGCTCCCACGAAGACCTCACTTGGCTGGGACAGACACTTCGTATCCCGGTGACGTCCACCCTCATGGGGCTGGGCGCGTTCCCCGGCGACGATGAGCTCTTTCTCGGTATGCTCGGTATGCACGGCACCTATGCGGCCAACATGGCCGTGAACAACTGCGACCTGCTCCTGGCCGTTGGTGCTCGCTTCGACGACCGCGTTACCGGCAAGGTGGACACCTTCGCGCCGAACGCGACCATCGTGCATATCGATGTCGATCCGACCTCCATTCAGAAAAACGTCTCGGTCCATGTGCCTTTGGTGGCGGACTGCAAGCCCGCTCTGGCTTCCCTTAAGGCAGAGACCGAGGGGACGCTTGACGAATTCGACTGGGCCGCCGACCACAAGCCCTGGGTGGAAATGGTACAGGGCTGGGCCAAGGAGCATCCACTGACCTACAAGGATGACTCCGAAAACATCAAGCCGCAGTTCGTGGTCGAAAAGATTTATGAAATAACCAAGGGCGACGCCATCATCGCCACGGAAGTGGGCCAGAACCAGATGTGGGCGGCCCAGTTCTACAAGTACGCCCGGCCCAACACGCTGTTGACCTCCGGTGGCCTCGGCACCATGGGATACGGTTTTCCGGCGGCCTTGGGCGCTCAGCGGGCCTTTCCCGACAAGCTGGTCCTCGACATCGCGGGTGACGGCTCCATACAGATGTGTATCCAGGAAATGATGACCGCCGTGTGCAACAAGCTGCCGGTCAAGATCATCATTCTCAACAACGGCTATCTCGGCATGGTTCGGCAGTGGCAGGAGCTCTTCTACGACAAGAATTACTGCGCCACCTGTATGGATGCGCAGCCCGACTTCGTCAAGCTGGCCGAGGCCTATGGCGCCGCAGGCTACCGCGTGACCGAAAAGAAGGACGTCGAGAAGACCTTGCGCGAGGCCTTCGCGGTGGACAAGCCGGTCATTGTGGACATCCGCGTGGAAAAGGAAGAAAACGTCTACCCCATGGTCCCGGCCGGAGCGTCGCTGACCGAGATGCTGCTGGTTTAG
- a CDS encoding DUF465 domain-containing protein: MEANDLELIEKYGAEDSQLKALWDQHINYEKMLDKLESKAYLSPTELQEVKELKKKKLAGKTTLLALLDKYRKLEA, encoded by the coding sequence ATGGAAGCCAATGACCTTGAACTCATTGAGAAGTACGGGGCCGAAGATTCGCAACTCAAGGCTCTGTGGGATCAACATATCAACTACGAAAAAATGCTGGATAAGCTTGAGTCCAAGGCCTACCTTTCTCCTACGGAATTGCAGGAAGTGAAGGAACTTAAGAAGAAGAAGCTGGCGGGTAAGACGACCCTGTTGGCATTGCTCGACAAATATCGCAAGTTGGAGGCATAG
- a CDS encoding DivIVA domain-containing protein — protein MTVSKIDLLNKQFSRGLFGYSRAEVDQFMLELAEVLGDAADMQKAMRKKIKRLEKSLKEYRQRDETLRDTLMSTQKMVDDLKVAAGREARLILDEARAKADETVRKGHNRLAHIHEEIESLKRTRTQFEVQLKGMLNAHLEMLERSDPERDKVEEIESKLKYLKKVE, from the coding sequence GTGACGGTTTCCAAGATCGATTTGCTCAACAAACAGTTCTCGCGGGGCCTGTTCGGCTATTCGCGCGCGGAGGTCGACCAGTTCATGCTTGAACTGGCCGAAGTTCTGGGCGATGCGGCCGACATGCAGAAGGCCATGCGCAAGAAGATCAAGCGGCTGGAAAAGTCCCTCAAGGAATACCGTCAGCGCGACGAGACCCTGCGCGACACGCTCATGTCCACCCAGAAGATGGTCGACGACCTCAAGGTCGCGGCCGGACGCGAGGCCCGGCTCATTTTGGACGAGGCGCGCGCCAAGGCGGACGAGACCGTACGCAAGGGGCATAATCGTCTGGCTCATATCCATGAGGAAATTGAATCCCTGAAGCGGACTCGCACCCAGTTCGAGGTTCAGCTCAAGGGAATGCTCAATGCGCATCTTGAAATGCTTGAGCGCAGCGATCCTGAACGGGACAAGGTCGAGGAGATCGAGTCCAAGCTCAAGTACCTGAAGAAGGTCGAATAG
- a CDS encoding acyl-CoA dehydratase activase — protein MILGLDIGSRSIELVGLIGGEVVLSRKLPTTFSPLDQCSRLLDGLRPASLVGTGYGRNLIQRLALDCECSTITEIKAHALGAAHLFPEAGTVLDIGGQDTKAMSLVDGRVLKFEMNDRCAAGTGKFLEYTAGVFQIPVEEFGPYALKGENPPEISSICTVFAETEATSLMARGESPEAIALGLHKAIVKRTANMLRRVGLKFPMVFTGGVANNPCVLRLLAQAVNGEIGRDILIPDNPDHMGALGAALHRHNGNAARVA, from the coding sequence ATGATATTGGGATTGGACATCGGGTCGCGCTCCATTGAGCTGGTCGGCCTGATCGGCGGTGAGGTGGTGTTGTCGAGGAAACTCCCCACTACCTTCTCCCCCCTGGATCAATGTTCCAGACTACTGGATGGATTGCGCCCCGCCTCCTTGGTCGGGACCGGCTACGGGCGCAATCTCATCCAGCGGCTGGCCCTGGATTGTGAATGCTCGACCATCACCGAGATCAAGGCCCATGCCTTGGGCGCGGCGCACCTCTTTCCCGAAGCGGGTACCGTGCTCGACATAGGCGGACAGGACACAAAGGCCATGTCCCTGGTGGATGGCCGGGTGCTGAAATTCGAGATGAACGATCGATGCGCGGCCGGGACGGGCAAATTCCTGGAATACACGGCCGGGGTCTTCCAGATTCCGGTGGAGGAGTTCGGGCCCTACGCCCTCAAAGGGGAAAATCCACCCGAAATAAGCTCCATCTGCACGGTCTTCGCCGAAACCGAGGCTACCTCGCTCATGGCTCGCGGTGAAAGCCCCGAAGCCATCGCGCTTGGCCTGCACAAGGCCATCGTCAAGCGCACCGCCAACATGCTCCGCCGGGTGGGGCTCAAATTTCCCATGGTCTTCACCGGAGGCGTGGCAAACAACCCCTGTGTGCTCAGGCTGCTCGCCCAAGCCGTAAATGGCGAAATCGGACGGGACATCCTCATTCCGGACAACCCAGACCACATGGGCGCGCTCGGAGCTGCCCTGCACCGCCATAACGGTAATGCGGCCCGCGTCGCGTAA